A DNA window from Streptomyces canus contains the following coding sequences:
- the rplV gene encoding 50S ribosomal protein L22 gives MEARAQARYIRVTPMKARRVVDLIRGMDATEAQAVLRFAPQAASVPVGKVLDSAIANAAHNYDHTDAGSLVISEAYVDEGPTLKRFRPRAQGRAYRIRKRTSHITVVVSSKEGTR, from the coding sequence ATGGAAGCCAGGGCCCAGGCGCGGTACATCCGCGTTACGCCCATGAAGGCCCGCCGCGTGGTGGACCTTATCCGTGGCATGGACGCCACGGAGGCTCAGGCGGTCCTGCGATTCGCTCCGCAGGCCGCCTCCGTGCCCGTCGGCAAGGTGCTCGACAGCGCCATCGCCAACGCCGCACACAACTACGACCACACCGACGCCGGCAGCCTCGTCATCTCCGAGGCGTACGTCGACGAGGGCCCGACCCTGAAGCGGTTCCGTCCGCGCGCCCAGGGCCGTGCCTACCGGATCCGCAAGCGGACCAGCCACATCACCGTGGTCGTCAGCAGCAAGGAAGGAACCCGGTAA
- the tuf gene encoding elongation factor Tu, whose amino-acid sequence MAKAKFERTKPHVNIGTIGHIDHGKTTLTAAITKVLHDAYPDLNEASAFDQIDKAPEERQRGITISIAHVEYQTETRHYAHVDCPGHADYIKNMITGAAQMDGAILVVAATDGPMPQTKEHVLLARQVGVPYIVVALNKADMVDDEEILELVELEVRELLSEYEFPGDDLPVVKVSALKALEGDKEWGQTVLDLMKAVDESIPQPERDVDKPFLMPIEDVFTITGRGTVVTGRIERGVLKVNETVDIIGIKTEKTTTTVTGIEMFRKLLDEGQAGENVGLLLRGIKREDVERGQVIIKPGSVTPHTEFEAQAYILSKDEGGRHTPFFNNYRPQFYFRTTDVTGVVTLPEGTEMVMPGDNTEMKVELIQPVAMEEGLKFAIREGGRTVGAGQVTKINA is encoded by the coding sequence GTGGCGAAGGCGAAGTTCGAGCGGACTAAGCCCCACGTCAACATCGGCACCATTGGTCACATCGACCACGGTAAGACGACCCTTACGGCCGCCATTACCAAGGTGCTGCACGACGCGTACCCCGACCTGAACGAGGCCTCGGCGTTCGACCAGATCGACAAGGCTCCCGAGGAGCGCCAGCGCGGTATCACCATCTCCATCGCGCACGTCGAGTACCAGACCGAGACGCGTCACTACGCCCACGTCGACTGCCCCGGTCACGCGGACTACATCAAGAACATGATCACGGGTGCGGCGCAGATGGACGGCGCCATCCTCGTGGTCGCCGCCACCGACGGCCCGATGCCGCAGACCAAGGAGCACGTGCTCCTGGCCCGCCAGGTCGGCGTTCCCTACATCGTCGTCGCCCTGAACAAGGCCGACATGGTGGACGACGAGGAGATCCTGGAGCTCGTCGAGCTCGAGGTGCGTGAGCTCCTCTCCGAGTACGAGTTCCCGGGCGACGACCTGCCGGTCGTCAAGGTCTCGGCGCTCAAGGCGCTCGAGGGTGACAAGGAGTGGGGCCAGACCGTCCTCGACCTGATGAAGGCCGTCGACGAGTCCATCCCGCAGCCCGAGCGTGACGTCGACAAGCCGTTCCTGATGCCGATCGAGGACGTCTTCACGATCACCGGTCGTGGCACCGTCGTCACCGGTCGTATCGAGCGTGGTGTCCTCAAGGTCAACGAGACCGTCGACATCATCGGCATCAAGACCGAGAAGACCACCACCACGGTCACCGGTATCGAGATGTTCCGCAAGCTGCTCGACGAGGGCCAGGCCGGTGAGAACGTCGGTCTGCTCCTCCGTGGCATCAAGCGCGAGGACGTCGAGCGCGGCCAGGTCATCATCAAGCCGGGCTCGGTCACCCCGCACACCGAGTTCGAGGCGCAGGCCTACATCCTGTCCAAGGACGAGGGTGGCCGCCACACGCCGTTCTTCAACAACTACCGTCCGCAGTTCTACTTCCGTACGACGGACGTGACCGGCGTGGTGACCCTCCCCGAGGGCACCGAGATGGTCATGCCGGGTGACAACACCGAGATGAAGGTGGAGCTCATCCAGCCCGTCGCCATGGAAGAGGGCCTGAAGTTCGCCATCCGTGAGGGTGGTCGCACGGTGGGCGCCGGCCAGGTCACCAAGATCAACGCCTGA
- the rplB gene encoding 50S ribosomal protein L2 — MGIRKYKPTTPGRRGSSVADFVEVTRSTPEKSLVRPLHSKGGRNNAGRVTVRHQGGGHKRAYRVIDFRRHDKDGVPAKVAHIEYDPNRTARIALLHYADGEKRYILAPRNLQQGDRVENGPGADIKPGNNLALRNIPVGTTIHAIEIRPGGGAKFARSAGASVQLLAKEGTMAHLRMPSGEIRLVDQRCRATVGEVGNAEQSNINWGKAGRKRWLGVRPTVRGVAMNPVDHPHGGGEGKTSGGRHPVSPWGQKEGRTRSPKKASNKYIVRRRKTNKKR, encoded by the coding sequence ATGGGAATCCGCAAGTACAAGCCGACTACGCCGGGCCGTCGTGGCTCCAGCGTCGCCGACTTCGTCGAGGTCACGCGGTCCACGCCGGAGAAGTCGCTGGTCCGCCCGCTGCACAGCAAGGGCGGCCGTAACAACGCCGGTCGTGTGACCGTTCGCCACCAGGGTGGCGGACACAAGCGCGCCTACCGCGTGATCGACTTCCGTCGTCACGACAAGGACGGCGTGCCGGCGAAGGTCGCGCACATCGAGTACGACCCCAACCGCACCGCGCGCATCGCGCTGCTGCACTACGCGGACGGCGAGAAGCGCTACATCCTCGCCCCGCGCAACCTGCAGCAGGGTGACCGCGTCGAGAACGGTCCCGGGGCCGACATCAAGCCGGGCAACAACCTGGCGCTCCGCAACATCCCGGTCGGTACCACGATCCACGCGATCGAGATCCGTCCGGGTGGCGGCGCCAAGTTCGCCCGCTCCGCCGGTGCCTCCGTGCAGCTGCTGGCGAAGGAGGGCACGATGGCCCACCTTCGTATGCCGTCCGGTGAGATCCGCCTGGTCGACCAGCGCTGCCGCGCCACGGTCGGCGAGGTCGGCAACGCCGAGCAGAGCAACATCAACTGGGGTAAGGCCGGCCGCAAGCGCTGGTTGGGCGTCCGCCCGACCGTTCGCGGTGTGGCGATGAACCCGGTTGACCACCCCCACGGTGGTGGTGAGGGCAAGACCTCCGGTGGTCGCCACCCGGTCAGCCCCTGGGGTCAGAAGGAGGGTCGTACTCGTTCGCCGAAGAAGGCTTCGAACAAGTACATCGTCCGCCGCCGCAAGACGAACAAGAAGCGCTAG
- the rplC gene encoding 50S ribosomal protein L3, producing MAKQIKGILGEKLGMTQVWDENNRVVPVTVVKASPNVVTQVRTNDVDGYESVQIAFGEIDPRKVNKPLKGHFAKADVTPRRHLVEIRTADASEYTLGQEITAEVFEAGIKVDVTGKSKGKGFAGVMKRHNFKGLGAGHGTQRKHRSPGSIGGCATPGRVFKGLRMAGRMGNERVTTQNLTVHAVDAEKGLLLIKGAVPGPNGGLVLVRTAAKGA from the coding sequence ATGGCTAAGCAGATCAAGGGCATCCTGGGCGAGAAGCTCGGCATGACGCAGGTGTGGGACGAGAACAACCGTGTTGTTCCGGTCACCGTCGTCAAGGCCAGCCCCAATGTCGTGACCCAGGTCCGTACGAACGATGTCGACGGTTACGAGTCCGTCCAGATCGCGTTCGGCGAGATCGACCCGCGCAAGGTGAACAAGCCCCTCAAGGGCCACTTCGCCAAGGCCGACGTCACTCCCCGCCGCCACCTCGTCGAGATCCGTACCGCTGACGCCAGCGAGTACACCCTCGGCCAGGAGATCACCGCTGAGGTGTTCGAGGCCGGCATCAAGGTCGACGTGACCGGCAAGAGCAAGGGCAAGGGCTTCGCCGGTGTCATGAAGCGTCACAACTTCAAGGGCCTCGGCGCCGGTCACGGCACCCAGCGCAAGCACCGCTCTCCCGGTTCCATCGGTGGCTGCGCCACCCCGGGCCGCGTGTTCAAGGGCCTCCGCATGGCGGGTCGTATGGGCAACGAGCGGGTCACCACCCAGAACCTGACCGTTCACGCCGTTGACGCGGAGAAGGGCCTGCTCCTCATCAAGGGCGCGGTTCCTGGTCCGAACGGCGGCCTCGTCCTGGTCCGCACCGCGGCCAAGGGGGCCTGA
- the rplD gene encoding 50S ribosomal protein L4, whose amino-acid sequence MSTIDILSPSGDTAGTVELPAEIFDVEKISIPLLHQVVVAQLAAARQGTHKVKRRGEVRGGGKKPYRQKGTGRARQGSTRAPQFAGGGVVHGPTPRDYSQRTPKKMKAAALRHALTDRARNNRIHVVSGVIEGESPSTKAAKTLFGKISERKNLLLVIDRADEAAWLSARNLPQVHILEPGQLNTYDVLVSDDVVFTQAAFESFVSGPKAADTEGSEA is encoded by the coding sequence ATGAGCACCATTGACATTCTGTCGCCCTCCGGCGACACCGCCGGGACCGTTGAGCTCCCGGCCGAGATCTTCGACGTAGAGAAGATCAGCATTCCGCTGCTTCACCAGGTCGTCGTCGCGCAGCTGGCCGCCGCCCGTCAGGGCACGCACAAGGTCAAGCGTCGTGGCGAGGTCCGCGGTGGCGGCAAGAAGCCCTACCGCCAGAAGGGCACCGGCCGCGCCCGCCAGGGTTCGACCCGTGCGCCGCAGTTCGCCGGCGGTGGTGTCGTCCACGGCCCCACGCCGCGTGACTACTCGCAGCGGACCCCGAAGAAGATGAAGGCCGCGGCTCTGCGCCACGCCCTCACCGACCGGGCCCGCAACAACCGCATCCACGTCGTCTCCGGCGTCATCGAGGGCGAGTCGCCTTCGACGAAGGCCGCGAAGACGCTCTTCGGCAAGATCAGCGAGCGCAAGAACCTGCTGCTCGTCATCGACCGTGCCGACGAGGCCGCGTGGCTGTCCGCTCGCAACCTGCCCCAGGTCCACATCCTGGAGCCGGGCCAGCTGAACACGTACGACGTTCTCGTCTCGGACGACGTGGTCTTCACCCAGGCCGCTTTCGAGTCCTTCGTGTCTGGCCCCAAGGCCGCTGACACCGAAGGGAGCGAAGCCTGA
- the rpsJ gene encoding 30S ribosomal protein S10, with protein sequence MAGQKIRIRLKAYDHEVIDSSAKKIVETVTRTGASVAGPVPLPTEKNVYCVIKSPHKYKDSREHFEMRTHKRLIDILDPTPKTVDSLMRLDLPAGVDIEIKL encoded by the coding sequence ATGGCGGGACAGAAGATCCGCATCCGGCTCAAGGCCTACGACCACGAGGTCATCGACTCCTCGGCGAAGAAGATCGTCGAGACGGTGACGCGCACTGGTGCGTCGGTCGCGGGCCCGGTGCCGCTGCCCACTGAGAAGAACGTGTACTGCGTCATCAAGTCGCCGCACAAGTACAAGGACTCGCGCGAGCACTTCGAGATGCGCACGCACAAGCGTCTGATCGACATCCTCGACCCGACCCCCAAGACCGTTGACTCTCTGATGCGACTCGACCTCCCGGCCGGTGTCGACATCGAGATCAAGCTCTGA
- a CDS encoding phage holin family protein — protein MYKRRRITGTYAGAALAAGLLPGVSPVADTPSWDFLLSGSVLLIVGQLIHCYPSAIRTSPWILFGAIGIVQDTLVWLLVSWISARLDYGMHVDSFVTALAAGAIVRCLALALMTVGPQPAPDPQAG, from the coding sequence ATGTACAAACGAAGACGCATCACAGGCACCTACGCCGGAGCCGCCCTCGCCGCCGGCCTGCTCCCCGGTGTCTCCCCCGTGGCCGACACCCCCTCCTGGGACTTCCTCCTCAGCGGCTCGGTCCTGCTGATCGTCGGTCAGCTCATCCACTGCTACCCGAGCGCCATCAGGACGTCCCCGTGGATCCTCTTCGGCGCGATCGGCATCGTCCAGGACACGCTGGTCTGGCTCCTCGTCTCCTGGATCAGCGCGCGGCTGGACTACGGCATGCACGTCGACTCCTTCGTCACGGCCCTGGCGGCCGGCGCGATCGTCCGCTGCCTGGCCCTCGCCCTCATGACGGTCGGCCCGCAGCCGGCGCCGGACCCGCAGGCGGGCTGA
- the rplP gene encoding 50S ribosomal protein L16, translating into MLIPRRVKHRKQHHPKRRGQAKGGTTVAFGEYGIQALTPAYVTNRQIEAARIAMTRHIKRGGKVWINIYPDRPLTKKPAETRMGSGKGSPEWWIANVHPGRVMFELSYPNEKIAREALTRAAHKLPMKCRIVKREAGEA; encoded by the coding sequence ATGCTGATCCCCCGTAGGGTCAAGCACCGCAAGCAGCACCACCCGAAGCGCCGTGGTCAGGCCAAGGGCGGTACGACGGTCGCGTTCGGCGAGTACGGCATTCAGGCCCTCACGCCGGCGTACGTGACCAACCGCCAGATCGAGGCGGCCCGTATCGCGATGACCCGCCACATCAAGCGTGGTGGCAAGGTCTGGATCAACATCTACCCGGACCGCCCGCTCACGAAGAAGCCTGCCGAGACCCGCATGGGTTCCGGTAAGGGTTCGCCGGAGTGGTGGATCGCGAACGTGCACCCGGGCCGGGTCATGTTCGAGCTGTCTTACCCCAACGAGAAGATCGCCCGTGAGGCCCTTACTCGCGCAGCCCACAAGCTGCCGATGAAGTGCCGGATCGTCAAGCGCGAGGCAGGTGAAGCGTGA
- the rpsC gene encoding 30S ribosomal protein S3 gives MGQKVNPHGFRLGITTDFKSRWYADKLYKDYVKEDVAIRRMMTSGMERAGISKVEIERTRDRVRVDIHTARPGIVIGRRGAEADRIRGDLEKLTGKQVQLNILEVKNPETDAQLVAQAVAEQLSSRVSFRRAMRKSMQSAMKAGAKGIKIQCGGRLGGAEMSRSEFYREGRVPLHTLRANVDYGFFEAKTTFGRIGVKVWIYKGDVKNIAEVRAENAAARAGNRPARGGGADRPARGGRGGGERRGRKPQQAAGAEAPKAEAPAAAAPAESTGTEA, from the coding sequence ATGGGCCAGAAGGTTAACCCGCATGGGTTCCGGCTCGGCATTACCACGGACTTCAAGTCCCGTTGGTACGCCGACAAGCTGTACAAGGACTACGTCAAGGAAGACGTCGCCATCCGTCGGATGATGACGTCCGGCATGGAGCGCGCCGGTATCTCCAAGGTGGAGATCGAGCGCACCCGTGACCGTGTGCGTGTGGACATCCACACCGCGCGTCCGGGCATCGTCATCGGCCGCCGTGGCGCCGAGGCCGACCGCATCCGCGGTGACCTCGAGAAGCTCACGGGCAAGCAGGTCCAGCTGAACATCCTCGAGGTCAAGAACCCCGAGACGGACGCTCAGCTGGTTGCTCAGGCCGTCGCCGAGCAGCTCTCCTCCCGCGTCTCCTTCCGCCGCGCCATGCGTAAGAGCATGCAGTCGGCGATGAAGGCCGGCGCCAAGGGCATCAAGATCCAGTGCGGTGGCCGCCTCGGCGGCGCCGAGATGTCCCGCTCGGAGTTCTACCGCGAGGGCCGCGTGCCCCTGCACACGCTCCGCGCGAACGTGGACTACGGCTTCTTCGAGGCCAAGACGACCTTCGGCCGCATCGGTGTGAAGGTCTGGATCTACAAGGGCGATGTCAAGAACATCGCCGAGGTCCGCGCCGAGAACGCTGCCGCCCGTGCGGGTAACCGCCCGGCTCGCGGTGGCGGCGCCGACCGCCCGGCCCGTGGTGGCCGTGGCGGTGGCGAGCGGCGCGGTCGCAAGCCGCAGCAGGCTGCCGGCGCCGAGGCCCCCAAGGCTGAGGCTCCCGCTGCCGCCGCTCCGGCTGAGAGCACCGGAACGGAGGCCTGA
- the rpsS gene encoding 30S ribosomal protein S19 codes for MPRSLKKGPFVDDHLIKKVDAQNEAGSKNVIKTWSRRSMIVPAMLGHTLAVHNGKTHIPVFVTESMVGHKLGEFSPTRTFRGHVKDDRKSKRR; via the coding sequence ATGCCGCGCAGTCTCAAGAAGGGGCCCTTCGTCGACGACCACCTGATCAAGAAGGTGGACGCCCAGAACGAAGCCGGTTCCAAGAACGTCATCAAGACCTGGTCCCGTCGCTCCATGATCGTGCCGGCCATGCTCGGCCACACGCTCGCGGTGCACAACGGCAAGACCCACATCCCGGTGTTCGTCACCGAGTCGATGGTCGGCCACAAGCTCGGCGAGTTCTCGCCGACGCGCACCTTCCGGGGTCACGTCAAGGACGACCGGAAGTCGAAGCGCCGCTAA
- the fusA gene encoding elongation factor G, with amino-acid sequence MATTSLDLAKVRNIGIMAHIDAGKTTTTERILFYTGVSYKIGEVHDGAATMDWMEQEQERGITITSAATTCHWPLEDNDYTINIIDTPGHVDFTVEVERSLRVLDGAVTVFDGVAGVEPQSETVWRQADRYGVPRICFVNKLDRTGAEFHRCVDMISDRLGAVPLVMQLPIGAEMDFKGVVDLVRMKALVWSAEAAKGEMYDVVDIPATHTEAAEEYRGKLVEAVAENDDEIMELFLEGQEPTEEQLYAAIRRITIASGKSDGVTVTPVFCGTAFKNKGVQPLLDAVVRYLPTPLDVEAIEGHDVKDPELVVKRKPSDDEPLSALAFKIMSDPHLGKLTFVRIYSGRLESGTAVLNSVKGKKERIGKIYRMHANKREEIESVGAGDIVAVMGLKQTTTGETLSDDKNPVILESMDFPAPVIQVAIEPKSKGDQEKLGVAIQRLAEEDPSFQVHSDEETGQTIIGGMGELHLEVLVDRMRREFKVEANVGKPQVAYRETIRKAVERVDYTHKKQTGGTGQFAKVQIAIEPIEGGDASYEFVNKVTGGRIPKEYIPSVDAGAQEAMQFGILAGYEMTGVRVTLLDGAYHEVDSSELAFKIAGSQAFKEAARKASPVLLEPMMAVEVTTPEDYMGEVIGDINSRRGQIQAMEERAGARVVKGLVPLSEMFGYVGDLRSKTSGRASYSMQFDSYAEVPRNVAEEIIAKAKGE; translated from the coding sequence ATGGCTACCACTTCACTTGACCTGGCCAAGGTCCGCAACATCGGGATCATGGCCCACATCGACGCGGGCAAGACGACCACCACCGAGCGGATCCTCTTCTACACCGGCGTCAGCTACAAGATCGGTGAGGTCCACGACGGCGCCGCCACCATGGACTGGATGGAGCAGGAGCAGGAGCGTGGCATCACGATCACCTCTGCTGCCACCACCTGTCACTGGCCGCTCGAGGACAACGACTACACGATCAACATCATCGACACCCCGGGGCACGTCGACTTCACGGTCGAGGTGGAGCGTTCGCTCCGCGTGCTCGACGGTGCCGTCACGGTGTTCGACGGTGTCGCCGGTGTCGAGCCGCAGTCCGAGACCGTGTGGCGTCAGGCCGACCGTTACGGCGTGCCGCGCATCTGCTTCGTGAACAAGCTGGACCGTACCGGCGCCGAGTTCCACCGCTGTGTGGACATGATCTCGGACCGTCTGGGCGCCGTCCCGCTCGTCATGCAGCTGCCGATCGGCGCCGAGATGGACTTCAAGGGCGTTGTGGACCTGGTCCGCATGAAGGCGCTCGTGTGGTCCGCCGAGGCGGCGAAGGGCGAGATGTACGACGTCGTCGACATCCCGGCCACGCACACCGAGGCCGCCGAGGAGTACCGCGGCAAGCTGGTCGAGGCCGTCGCGGAGAACGACGACGAGATCATGGAGCTGTTCCTGGAGGGCCAGGAGCCCACCGAGGAGCAGCTGTACGCCGCGATCCGTCGCATCACCATCGCGTCCGGCAAGTCCGACGGCGTCACGGTCACCCCGGTGTTCTGTGGCACCGCGTTCAAGAACAAGGGCGTCCAGCCCCTGCTCGACGCGGTCGTGCGCTACCTGCCGACCCCGCTCGACGTCGAGGCCATCGAGGGCCACGACGTGAAGGACCCCGAGCTGGTCGTCAAGCGCAAGCCGTCCGACGACGAGCCGCTGTCCGCGCTGGCGTTCAAGATCATGAGCGACCCGCACCTCGGCAAGCTCACCTTCGTCCGGATCTACTCCGGTCGCCTGGAGTCCGGCACCGCGGTGCTGAACTCCGTCAAGGGCAAGAAGGAGCGCATCGGCAAGATCTACCGCATGCACGCGAACAAGCGTGAGGAGATCGAGTCGGTGGGCGCCGGCGACATCGTCGCCGTCATGGGCCTGAAGCAGACCACCACCGGTGAGACGCTGTCCGACGACAAGAACCCGGTGATCCTGGAGTCCATGGACTTCCCGGCGCCGGTCATCCAGGTCGCCATCGAGCCCAAGTCCAAGGGTGACCAGGAGAAGCTGGGTGTCGCCATCCAGCGTCTCGCGGAGGAGGACCCCTCCTTCCAGGTCCACTCGGACGAGGAGACCGGCCAGACCATCATCGGTGGTATGGGCGAGCTGCACCTCGAGGTGCTGGTCGACCGTATGCGCCGTGAGTTCAAGGTCGAGGCCAACGTCGGTAAGCCGCAGGTCGCCTACCGTGAGACGATCCGCAAGGCCGTCGAGCGCGTCGACTACACGCACAAGAAGCAGACTGGTGGTACCGGCCAGTTCGCCAAGGTGCAGATCGCGATCGAGCCGATCGAGGGCGGCGACGCCTCGTACGAGTTCGTGAACAAGGTGACCGGTGGTCGTATCCCGAAGGAGTACATCCCTTCGGTCGACGCCGGTGCGCAGGAGGCCATGCAGTTCGGCATCCTCGCCGGGTACGAGATGACGGGCGTCCGCGTCACGCTTCTCGACGGTGCCTACCACGAGGTCGACTCCTCCGAGCTCGCGTTCAAGATCGCAGGCTCGCAGGCCTTCAAGGAGGCCGCGCGCAAGGCCAGCCCCGTGCTGCTCGAGCCGATGATGGCCGTCGAGGTCACCACGCCCGAGGACTACATGGGTGAGGTCATCGGCGACATCAACTCCCGCCGTGGCCAGATCCAGGCCATGGAGGAGCGGGCCGGTGCCCGCGTCGTGAAGGGCCTCGTGCCCCTCTCGGAGATGTTCGGCTACGTCGGAGACCTCCGCAGCAAGACGTCGGGTCGCGCAAGCTACTCGATGCAGTTCGACTCCTACGCCGAGGTTCCGCGGAACGTCGCCGAGGAGATCATCGCGAAGGCCAAGGGCGAGTAA
- a CDS encoding acyltransferase family protein — translation MQDAERRTSIPRRVVSDLQQPLPPLTVPAPPGQPTRAARHSAVRDRAGRRLYAVDGIRLLAALMVAVHHYAGTHRVDQPGNRIWDRPVSDLMPTVFRFASYGWIGVEIFFVISGFVICMSCWGRTPRQFFTSRVIRLYPAYWFAIAFTTTVLMLLPGVWDRLRMRDVLLNITMLQSGSGVMNVDGVYWTLWSELRFYLLFLVVVWSGLTYRKVVVFCCVWGAAAMLAPISELPLLELVANPEGAWYFIAGLALHLMHRFGQDLLLWGILAMAWLMGQRELGIRIDEVEHVSGWRGSVAIFTVFLLVMVAIALGATDRIRWKWLVTAGALTYPLYLMHYAAGTAVINRLRDTMDARLLVVSVIAGFMLLGWLVHRLVERPVARLLKRGLDTSFARLRNANA, via the coding sequence ATGCAGGACGCGGAGCGCCGAACGTCGATACCCCGACGGGTCGTCAGCGACCTGCAGCAGCCGCTTCCGCCCCTCACCGTGCCCGCCCCGCCGGGGCAGCCCACCCGCGCCGCCCGGCACTCCGCCGTACGCGACCGCGCCGGCCGCCGGCTGTACGCCGTCGACGGCATCCGGCTCCTCGCCGCCCTGATGGTCGCCGTGCACCACTACGCGGGCACCCATCGCGTCGACCAGCCGGGCAACCGCATCTGGGACCGTCCGGTCTCCGACCTCATGCCGACGGTCTTCCGGTTCGCCTCCTACGGCTGGATCGGCGTCGAGATCTTCTTCGTGATCAGCGGCTTCGTCATCTGCATGTCCTGCTGGGGCCGTACCCCCAGACAGTTCTTCACGTCACGGGTGATCCGGCTGTATCCGGCGTACTGGTTCGCCATCGCGTTCACCACCACCGTCCTGATGCTGCTGCCCGGCGTATGGGACCGCCTGCGCATGCGGGACGTACTCCTCAACATCACGATGCTCCAGTCCGGTTCGGGCGTCATGAACGTCGACGGCGTCTACTGGACCCTCTGGTCGGAGCTGCGTTTCTACCTGCTGTTCCTGGTGGTCGTGTGGAGCGGCCTGACCTACCGCAAGGTCGTCGTGTTCTGCTGTGTGTGGGGCGCCGCGGCCATGCTCGCCCCGATCTCGGAGCTCCCCCTGCTGGAACTGGTCGCCAACCCCGAGGGCGCCTGGTACTTCATCGCGGGCCTCGCCCTCCATCTGATGCACCGCTTCGGCCAGGACCTGCTGCTGTGGGGCATCCTGGCGATGGCCTGGCTGATGGGCCAGCGCGAACTGGGCATCAGGATCGACGAGGTCGAGCATGTGTCGGGGTGGCGGGGGAGCGTGGCGATCTTCACCGTGTTCCTGCTCGTCATGGTCGCCATCGCCCTCGGCGCCACGGACCGCATCCGCTGGAAGTGGCTGGTGACGGCGGGCGCGCTGACGTATCCGCTGTATCTGATGCACTACGCGGCCGGTACGGCGGTCATCAACCGCCTGCGCGACACCATGGACGCCCGTCTGCTGGTCGTCTCCGTGATCGCCGGGTTCATGCTGCTGGGCTGGCTGGTGCACCGGCTCGTGGAACGGCCGGTGGCACGGCTGCTGAAGCGGGGCCTGGACACGTCGTTCGCGAGGCTGCGGAACGCGAACGCCTGA
- the rplW gene encoding 50S ribosomal protein L23 translates to MATRHPSIASKAAKAAKAARVAKARRHETEGKNTVVTPASKAFTDPRDVLLKPVVSEKSYALLDEGKYTFIVAPGANKTQIKQAVQAVFSVKVTGVNTINRQGKRKRTRTGFGKRADSKRAIVTLAEGDRIDIFGGPTA, encoded by the coding sequence ATGGCTACGCGTCACCCGAGCATCGCCTCGAAGGCCGCCAAGGCAGCCAAGGCCGCGCGCGTCGCCAAGGCGCGTCGCCACGAGACCGAGGGCAAGAACACCGTCGTCACTCCGGCGAGCAAGGCCTTCACGGACCCCCGTGACGTCCTGCTGAAGCCGGTCGTGTCCGAGAAGAGCTACGCGCTTCTCGACGAGGGCAAGTACACGTTCATCGTGGCCCCCGGCGCCAACAAGACCCAGATCAAGCAGGCCGTCCAGGCGGTCTTCTCGGTCAAGGTCACCGGCGTCAACACGATCAACCGCCAGGGCAAGCGCAAGCGGACCCGCACCGGCTTCGGCAAGCGTGCCGACAGCAAGCGCGCGATCGTGACCCTTGCCGAGGGCGACCGTATCGACATCTTCGGCGGTCCGACCGCGTAA